DNA from Rhinolophus sinicus isolate RSC01 linkage group LG16, ASM3656204v1, whole genome shotgun sequence:
ggagcacggagctctaaccgcctgagccaccgggccggcccccatccttgcccatttttaaattggatatttgtctttttattatctaCCACGATTAGTTTCCGATATTaactagtttttctttctttgggctGGGCAGGTGCCAGCATCTGAATGCTGTGAGCCTCCAGTCAGAGGGCCCAGCatctgcatttttttcatttgtcccaGGGCAACtctttgtcttcatttatttattcagccatCATTTGTTGCAAATCTTTGCCTGAAGCTGAAATAAGGGCTGAGAATCCTGGAATAAATGAAACATGGCCCCTGCCCTTGAGGGtctcatttgttttgctttgggcagttctataaaatgcatattagatttaagtttttaataagTTTAGTCTGCAACTTGTTGCCTTGATAGTAGATAACGCTGATGAGAGTTCACGGAGATGTGTACTCTGCGCACTGCTGGGGTCCGGAGGCATAAATTGTGCATTTTCTGGAAGGAAGACTGGCGATGGGCATTAAGGACCTTAAAAATGTTCTGCTGGTGATTCGGAATCTCAGAAAGGGGTCATCTATTTACGTACACCTATTTTCATCATGAAATTAATTATATAgtagttaaaaatcagaaattgctTCAAATCTAGTGATGAGAAAATGGTTGAGGACATGGTGtcatttccttatatttttgcAGCTGTCAGAGatggttgtgtgttttttaaatcatgattttcagttccttttatGGTCAATTTAATGATAATGCCAAGATCATGCATTGTTTATTGTTCCCCCCACTTTAAATACAAGCGACTTCGTATCTAGACTTGTCTGATATAAATTTATAGtctgaaaaagttatttttaaagcataaaatggaaaatctgttgttttcctgaaaatcaCCCTTGTACTTAAATATATGCATTATTATGTGTAAGTATAGTTTGCCcatattagttattatttgtctcatttccaaattttctattgttttctttatttagttttcaattataattgacattctttattgtttttataatttaaaataattgttgtttttttaaacagtccTTTAAGAGGCATTTATATTCTTGTTAGGATtgtcacacatttttaaaaatcatgtgtaCCTTTGCTATTGAGCAGATAATTGATATTAACCAGATAATTGTactacttttagaaataaaaattttgagaaacCTTAATTTCAGTGAAGTTAAGCTCTCCCAACAAATCTGCCTTCCCCTTaattaccccccaccccaccccataaCTCATCCCTTGATTCATTGACAGGCTCGGAAGTCCAGGGGCTCTACCGAGCACAGGGCTGGGATACCCAGGACTTACTTTCTCGTTCCAGTTCTCCTCCTGATTTTGTTACCCCTGGAAAGTCAACTCTACCCCTAAAATGGAGCTGTTAGTGTCTCTTTCTAGAGAAATTACAcctataatattaaaatgaattaatatgtaaatatgccttaatttcttttgaagaaaGTAGCTACAGAAGTATCCCTTGATTCAAATACTGAAAGTAggattttataaaaaatgaaacaaatgtaaCTTTGGAGATTCCAAGCTGTCCGGCAAAGTTCTTCCTGTAGCCTGTGCTGTGCTGCTTCTCTGGGTGGGAAAGCCAGGCCCTGGGGCCCGGCCAGGCAGCTCTGCACCGTGTGTGCGGCTAGGCAGGCTGGGGTCCCGTGTGGCTTGACCAGGCCCAATCAAAAAGACATTCATGATCACATCCAAACGTTTCGTCGGAATAACAACATTTCAGACTATATTTGGCCATTtagaccaggggtcagcaaactttttctataaaggccCAGAGAGTAAATACTTTTGGCTTTGTGGGTCGTATAGTCTCTATTGAGACTACTTACCTCTGCTGTTACTCAGCATCAAAGCACCCATAGACAATAGGTGAAAAAATGAGCATGGTGTtccattaaaactttatttataaaaacagactgCTGGCCTAGCCATAGTTGGCCAAGCTCTGATTTAGACTAGCAGAGTTTTAGAGCTGAAGGCGGCTACACTTCAGTTCCTCCTAATTTTATAGGTGAGcttggttaaaatttttaaatagatttcaaGCACACAACGGACAAAAATGTGATTTAATTAACATTTGGGGAACAAATGTAATACATGAAGAGGTCTAATTACATATATGTGAGGATAGGCTTTCTTATGGGACTGAGTTCCAGCTTTAGCATGTCTATTTCCCCTAGGTCAGTACACCCCAGAGTGTGTGGTCAGGGTCACATAGAAAAGTAGGACTCAGCGCTTGCACTGATACGGCGAACCCCAGACAGGGAACTTTCAGGTTTTCGGACTGAACCTCCGGCAGTCTGATTGCTCATACCTTTGAGATACTGTCTGCTGGGCAGGGTGCTGGAAGGACCCTGTATCTTAGGGACTGAGTCTCACTCAGCTTATCTGCGCCTGTGTTGAGGGTCAAGCTATGAGGTCTTTCAGGTCAGTGCACCCCTGAATAGTTCTGTGGGTTCTTTCTCTCTGTTGACTATCCCGTTGGTTGGTTCCTGTGCTGGATGTACCACCAGGGAAGTAAAGGAATGAGCCACATTAATTGATTGGAACATAGTGAGAGAAGGCAGAAATCAGCATGTACCAAGCCAACTGTTGGCCAGAAAGGGGtttgttttcctgcttcttgGGAATTAGTTCTAAGCTCAAGATGGGGGGCTCATCAGTCAGGAGAGCCAACAAACAGGTGGGTGTTCAGATTCTAAGTTCTGTCCTCGTTCCAAACCCCTAGCACGCTTTCTTATGGGGGAAACCGAGTGCATCTTTGTTTCCACATAACAAAACTCGAGAGCGCTTTCTGAGGAAGCATATGGCGCCCAGGAGCATCTGTGAGCTAGCTATCCCACAGAGCAGGTCACCCATGTCAGGGCAGTCACAAGTGGAATGAGCCCAGGCCAGGGAAGCCTCTGTTACAcaaatcctaaaaagaaaaagaagtcagacCAGAATTCAGCGAAAGCCAGTTTGTTTCCAGGGTTTTAAAGTCTTTGATACCCACGATGAAAAGACGGTTGACTTGGTGACAACGTCAGACTCATTAAGACCTCTCTACTTCCCCCAGCATCCCTAAAGAGTTCGAAGCCAAAAGCCGAAGCAGCAAAAATGATACAAAAGGGCGCGGCAGCCCAAAGGAGAAGACCCTGGACTGTGGGCAGATCGTCTGGGGTTTGGCCTTCAGCCCGTGGCCTTCTCCACCCAGCAGGAAGCCCTGGGCACGCCACCATCCCCAAGTGCCAGATGTCTCTTGCCTGATCCTCGCTACAGGACTCAATGATGGACAGATCAAGATTTGGGAGGTACAGACAGGTAGGTCATTTCTGGCTGGCACAAGGCTCCGGAGGCTTATGTTCACGTTCTGAGCAGGAGCCAGAGGGGCCGCCAACCTCCCAGTTGGCTGAGGGCTGTAGCTGTGCCTGGCAGACCCGGTGCCACTTCTCCCACTGACTGAGTGCTCCTCCTTCCACTCCAGGGCTCCTGCTTTTGAATCTTTCTGGCCACCAAGATGTCGTAAGAGATCTGAGCTTCACACCCAGTGGTAGTTTGATTTTGGTCTCGGCATCTCGTGATAAGACTCTTCGCATCTGGGACCTGAATAAACATGGTATGAAGGTGATGGCCTCCTCGGCAACTCGCAAAATGCTGTTATTTGTCCCTTTCTCTACCAATGTCACTTTTACCCAGAATAGTGTTTCTCAACCTGTTTCTATTACTGTCCCCTAAGGAGCCTTTTAGACATACTTTTCCCAATCACCCCCCTAACCCTGGAAGATTTTAATACCAAAGATGTGCTGTATATATCTATTTATGTACTGAATGCATATTTATGCTTTGTACGTAAGAAAGATAGGATTATTTTGGCCATCAAGAACCAGTTTCCACCACTCTTGATTTCACTTCTATTGAAAATATGTGATGGAGAAGACGTTTTCTCAGCCATGGCGCTATTGAcgttttgggctggataattctttgttgtgggttGTCCTCTGCATTTTAGAATGTTGAGCACCATCCCTGGCCTGTAGCACTCtacagttgtgacaaccaaaatgtctccagacattgcccatGTCCACGTGGAGGGCATAGTGTccccaggttgagaaccactgacgtAGAGGAAGTCATCCATGGTGGGTACTTCCTGttagaaataaagtttctttGTGCAGTAGAATCTAGGTCAAAAGAATTCTCCCAGGCTAGAGGGGGTCAGCTTTTACAGAATACTCCCTTGAGCAGAATTATACATAGGAGCGGCCCAGTAAAGAATTCCACATATCTCTGGTGACAGAGACGGAATTCATTGCTTGGTCGTTTTCTTCCCCATGTGGGCTGGGATGCAGGGGCAAGAGGGAAGTGGCAGGAAGAAATGGTGATGTGAATAGTTCCTGAGGGGGCACACTCATCACTGATAATGCACAGGCACCGGTACTCGTGCTTGAGCCACGATTGTTCCCCAAATTATGACAGGGGACCTGTCTCTTACCCTCTTAGAAACGAGCCTGATAATTTGTCCAAACAACTAAGGAGGTGCTTGTATTATCCTCATCTGAAGGCATCTAATCATTAAGAAAACTCGAGGTAGTTTCTGCCCGTTACCACGGAACTTGTAATCACACAACCTAAGATAGGCCTGCTGACCAGAAAGGCTTCTCAGAGGCAACGCCATTTGTAATGTGTGTCCAGAGGCAGCTTGAAGGTCCCTGAGGTGGCTTTGAAAATCACTTGGGGGTTGGGAAGGGAGGACTAGCTGAGGGTAACTGAGAGGGGGCGGAATGCACTAGGCCAGTTATTGTGGCTTTTCAAGGCAAGGAGGGGAATAAAGTAATGTGCCCAGGAGCTAGGCCCTGCCCTGCACAACTTGCCTTAATTTATTCTACATCCTTAATTTATTCTACATCCTTAATTTCAGCTGTATTGACAGGGTGGATATACCACCCTTTATTCACTCATTTCCCTATGGACGAGCATTTCGTTATTTCCAAAAACTGAGTCCTGGAGAGATTACATGAGTGACCTAGGGTTATGCGCCAAGTAAACAGTGgagccagggttcaaacccaAGTTTGCCTGCCTCCAGAGCATGTGGCCCTAATCACTCTGCACCACTGCCCATCCAGACACCCTGGTGGTGAGAAGGGGAGCAGGGTGGTGAGAGTGTAGAGTGGGATTCGTATGACGAGGGGGAAAAACCATTagagagaaaactgaagataaaCACTGTCTCacatttagaacagtgcttcaAAATAATTGAGGCAGTTGGGGGACCTGGAAAGAATGTTCTTTGCTATCAAAGGAAGGGATCTATAGAACCTGATCTATGTACACCCTTTATTCCAATGATCTTGGGGATTTTGGTGACACAGTAGGTGATTTCCTTTGGGTGTTAGACTATTCTATTCATAGATTTCAGGCATTTAAATGACAAATtctgtcatatttatttttctacattaaaaagtGGGTGTTGGGACTCAATTGATAAAGAACTGGATGGATATACTGGGTGGGCGGGCCATCCCTACAGTTCCTCAGTCTTCCTGCTTGGTCGTTTTGAGTCGGCTCACCGTCTGCTCCTTTTCCCTGCCAGGTAAACAGATTCAAGTGCTCTCGGGCCATCTGCAGTGGGTTTACTGCTGCTCCATCTCCCCCGACTGCAGCATGCTGTGCTCTGCGGCTGGAGAGAAGTCCGTAAGTCTCACACAGTGGGTGCCATTTCCTCTATGGCTTTAGTTCAGCAAGACGTGGTGGTCTGAACTGGCCTTGTTGTGTGAGAGGGTAAACAAGCCAAGTGTCCTTCTTAACTTCCGCCTGCCCCTCAGCCCCAGCAGACGGCATGCTGGTGGGTGTGACCTCTTGCACACCTCCCTTTTGATTTGCACTTTGATGTGAAGCAAGAGGAGGTGTTTGAGTAGATGACTGCCATGGTGGGAGAGCTGTTTGTCTTTACAAATGGGAAAGGGgtgatttttacatttcttttccccTTGGAGTTAAACCACCCACATATGGATCCAAATTTCCTTTGAACCATCTAATTTGAATCTATCTAATTAGGATTTTCATTACAAATCATGTAATGTACAGTTACTTGTTGAATTTTGTCCTGAAATcctgtctgttattttaaaaagtattattaggttggtgcaaaagtaattgcggtttaaaagtttaaaaataattgcaaaaaccgcaattacttttgcaccaatgtaatacAAAGCCAATAACAATTTGGGAACAGTTTGAATTTTGTATCTGCATGGAACTGTTTGCTGTGACTGAGGTGGGCAAGTTAAGAATTCACTATTTGGTACAGCCTAGGTGGTTAATCATTTACTGGAGGTTTGCGACTATGTGAAAGGGagttttcttaaagaaaagaaaatcctactTTGAATGATTCTCAAAAAGGTTCCAAGTGATGAGCTGTGTCAGACGTAGTCATGGGGCAGATTTCCATGGTCCTTTGACTACATTGGGGATGTAAAAGGGCCTGGCAGGGTGCCACCGCGTGTCGATAGCTCTGAAGTTCACGCCTGACCCCTACGTTTGATGTAAGGAAAAGGACAAGATAGCCCTTGGCTTAGGCCTTCGTCAGCACATACTGCTTGTTTGCACACAGGGCTCCGAAGCCTTTGCTGACACGTGTCCGCTGGCAGTCTTCCTGAGTTTGGCCCATTTATCCTGAAAATGAGCTCCTTGAGCATGTGCATTGGTTAGGCCCCGCAGAAATTCAGACCTGTTACTTTATTTAAGCCTATCTATGAGGTGTTCTGGAAGAGCCGTGGACAGGGGAGTGGAGTACGCACTTGGCCACGGGGCCTGAAGGACGTTGCTGTGCCTTGCGCTCACTGTGCACGTCCTAAGCACTGTTTCCAGCCCTCACCATGCACCTGTTACTCTCCACAGGTGTTTCTCTGGAGCATGCGGTCCTACACATTGATCCGGAAGCTAGAAGGCCACCAAAGCAGTGTTGTCTCCTGTGACTTCTCCCCTGACTCTGCCTTGCTTGTCACGGCTTCTTACGATACTGACGTGATCATGTGGGACCCCTACACTGGCGAGAGGCTGAGGTCACTCCAGTAAGCACTGGATCTCTGCTTCCGACTTCCCTGTATGGTGACCAGTGAGAAACCTGCCTTGGATTAGACATGTCCCTTTTAGAGTCTGGGCAGGGGACCGGGCAACCTGGGTAAAAGACACAGTGGAGTCAATCGATGCTTATTGTAAGGCTGATGGACAGTGGTGTTTCCTTGTCAGTTAAGCTCTCAGCTGAGAACCAAGTGCTTTCACATCTCCTGATAGATGAGGCTGCTGCACTTCTTTGGATTCAGCTTTAAGAAACCTCAGTGactctttctttccatttactaATAACTGTACTAACAAGTTCAGAATGATCCTCCTACCGAAACTGttatttccaaaatgaatttTCATGTTCTCTCAAATTTGGTCtactttttcccctttctctgttGTTTTATGAAGCAAATAATAGATAGTCCTATAATTATGTATCTTAGCCTAAAAAAGACTTTCAGTTTGCTCTGTGGCATTCAAGTGAGGGCTGACCTACTTTGCATAAAGAAACTAGTACAGGGAGTGTTAGGAACCCTTCTGCCCCCTTCACAAGATACTTGGAGACGTAGGAAATGCACTGTTTTTCCAATCTTCTTTTCTAGTCTGCAAATCCTAAGGTTTCCATACGGGGTACAAGATGCGTCTTAAACCTTTTCATAGTCAGGGCAGTTTGGTCTCCTGCCTGGGGATGAAGATAAACAGTGGAGGGGACCATCACTCAGGCTTCCTGCCCTGTTTTTTCTCCGCAGCCACTCCCAGCTTGAGCCCCCCATGGATGACAGCGATGTCCACATCAGCTCCCTGAGATCGGTGTGCTTCTCTCCGGAAGGCTTGTACCTGGCCACCGTGGCGGATGACAGGTAACGAAAGAAATCTCTTTACACAGCTCAGAGCTAGTGTTTGCAAGTAATTGTAGCATTACCTACGGGTCTGGCCCCAGGTCTGCTGATGTGCTAACATACTTGTCTCTTTCGTCCAGACTCCTCAGGATCTGGGCCCTGGAACTGAAAACTCCAATTGCATTTGCTCCTATGACCAATGGTCTTTGCTGCACATTTTTTCCACATGGTGGAGTTATTGCCACAGGGTATGTATCTGTTAGCTGAACAGAAGGGCAACAATTTCTGCTGAGTATACCATGTAGCTTTGTAAGGAAAGAAAGCATCTAGAATTTTCACGCCTATGAGGAAGGCTTTAAGGAAAATCCAAGATTATGTAAAATCCTAATATTCTGCCAATATAGGTTATCATTACTCTTAATATTTAATCTAAATGTAATTAAAGAGTTACAATTCTTGACAACTAATGGACCAAGCCTGCAAGGAAGCATAAGTTCAAATGATGCAGAATTTATATGGGAAACCATCTAGGGCAGAGACCACCTGACAGGGACCATCTATAATTCAGCAGATGGCACTCTCCCTGTTACATTTGCACTCATAGTATGATTTAGAAAGGTCTGTGCAGCAGAGTTAGCACTTTGGTATTAAAGGTGTCTGGCGTTCTtataatcctcacagcagcctgaATTATTCAGCACCACAGCTTTGACACCCTTTCATCAGTCAGGGTTACATTTCACTCGCCAGCCTTCCGTTAGTGCAAGTCAGAGGAGAAACAGTAATATCCATCACAGTGAAAACAGATTTCCTGGGTCTGCCTGAACgcattgctttctgttttgtttcaggaCAAGGGACGGTCACGTCCAGTTCTGGACAGCTCCTAGGGTCCTATCATCACTGAAGCACTTATGCCGGAAAGCCCTTCGAAGTTTTCTAACAACCTACCAAGTGCTAGCACTGCCAATccccaagaaaatgaaagagttcCTCACATACAGGACTTTTTAAGCAATGCTACAGTCTTACTGTTTTCTTTGTAGCAGGATAAATCTTCCTGGCAAAGGAGTAGCTGGAATAATAGGCCAAACATCTGGTCTTCGATTGAAATAGAATTTCCCTTTGAGACTGTGAATAGAATGTAGCAAAAACAGATTACAGTGAACTAGTAATGGATCTTTTTCCTCATGACATGTGAGAGTCAGTCATAGGGGAGGGGATTCCACTTCTGTGGCTGCAGAGCCTTCCCTTAAATCTTCAGTCCACTTATAAACAATTTTGAACTCTTTCTAGTAGTTTTGATTCAAAGTGCAGTTACTGATGTTTGGATAAGTAACGAGGCCTTGCGAGCCTCCCTGCAGTGGCAAACAGGTTTAAACTCCCCCTCCTGGGAAGTGTGGCTTCTGCCTAGTCCTTATCATGTCTTTCAGAGGCAGTGGTGGCGTTGTTTCAATTTCTCTCCTGTTGTGTCAGAGTTGCTTTGATGTTGGCAAGTCTTTCCTTCCTCTAGCCCCCCTCTGATCAGTAGGACAAAGTTTTCATGGAGCTGTCTCTGGTAGGAGGTATTAACTTAGCTTAACTAATTACAGGTGACTCAGAGGCTATGCTCCTGACCGATAGACACTATAattggctgtttttttttttaaacaatggtgTGCATGTGAAGATGACAAATTCCTCTGTCAGG
Protein-coding regions in this window:
- the WSB2 gene encoding WD repeat and SOCS box-containing protein 2, which translates into the protein MRPPPAAGLRASSMEAGEEPLLLAELKPGRPHQFDWKSSCETWSVAFSPDGAWFAWSQGHCIVKLIPWPLEEQFIPKEFEAKSRSSKNDTKGRGSPKEKTLDCGQIVWGLAFSPWPSPPSRKPWARHHPQVPDVSCLILATGLNDGQIKIWEVQTGLLLLNLSGHQDVVRDLSFTPSGSLILVSASRDKTLRIWDLNKHGKQIQVLSGHLQWVYCCSISPDCSMLCSAAGEKSVFLWSMRSYTLIRKLEGHQSSVVSCDFSPDSALLVTASYDTDVIMWDPYTGERLRSLHHSQLEPPMDDSDVHISSLRSVCFSPEGLYLATVADDRLLRIWALELKTPIAFAPMTNGLCCTFFPHGGVIATGTRDGHVQFWTAPRVLSSLKHLCRKALRSFLTTYQVLALPIPKKMKEFLTYRTF